Proteins from one Panicum virgatum strain AP13 chromosome 7K, P.virgatum_v5, whole genome shotgun sequence genomic window:
- the LOC120641138 gene encoding uncharacterized protein LOC120641138: MASSSSSGVGVEGGVGEGPTTLDELYQINVVPAELHFKFRKELQGLRVGLNLEFFNLEVNDFEAKVVLKPLDYDRKWKFQYKPLSGDVQLLSKKIPVTKFLNLQVGIGHNFHLNATGWKWKLSTCLGGDGISQIRNKSKISMFPGFDLRIGWRAEYVLPEIHGAVGTGEPAFSMNYGRLHASIDRVEAIVTQSDRY; this comes from the exons ATGGCCTCGAGTTCCAGCAGCGGCGTTGGGGTGGAAGGCGGGGTCGGCGAGGGGCCGACGACGCTGGACGAGCTGTACCAGATCAACGTGGTGCCGGCGGAGCTGCACTTCAAGTTCCGCAAGGAGCTCCAGGGCCTCCGCGTCGGCCTCAACCTCGAG TTCTTCAATCTTGAGGTGAATGATTTTGAGGCGAAGGTAGTACTGAAGCCTCTAGATTATGACCGGAAGTGGAAATTCCAGTACAAGCCCCTCAGTGGTGACGTACAGCTGCTTTCCAAGAAGATACCGGTTACAAAGTTTCTAAATCTACAG GTTGGCATCGGTCACAATTTTCATCTGAATGCAACTGGATGGAAATGGAAGCTTTCTACTTGTCTTGGGGGAGATGGTATCTCTCAGATAAGAAACAAGTCTAAAATCAGTATGTTCCCAGGGTTTGATTTGAGGATTGGATGGAGAGCTGAATATGTGCTTCCTGAGATTCATGG GGCTGTTGGCACAGGAGAACCTGCCTTCAGTATGAACTATGGGCGGCTGCATGCTTCAATAGATCGGGTCGAGGCTATCGTTACTCAGTCAGATAGGTACTGA
- the LOC120641139 gene encoding probable signal peptidase complex subunit 2 — protein sequence MASDGAAATPAKVTPKKANILDPHSIKHLLDETISDVVKSKGYTEDTRLGNLKLGMGAAVIAVALLAQFYPKKFPQNREFLLGCIALYVVLNVVLLILSYTKEKDAILFTHPPAGSFNSTGLIISSKLPRFSDMYTLTIASADPQSISANKPVHFTKSVTKWFTKEGVLVEGLFWKDVEKLIDDYNSERKSK from the exons atggcgagcgacggcgcggcggccacgCCGGCGAAGGTGACCCCGAAGAAGGCCAACATCCTCGACCCGCACTCCATCAAGCACCTCCTCGACGAGACCATCTCCGAT GTCGTGAAGAGCAAGGGATACACCGAGGACACGCGGCTGGGCAACTTGAAGCTGGGGATGGGGGCGGCCGTGATCGCCGTCGCCCTACTCGCGCAATTCTACCCGAAGAAGTTCCCGCAGAACCGCGAGTTCCTCCTCGGCTGCATCGCATT GTATGTGGTGTTGAATGTGGTTCTGCTGATCCTTAGCTACACCAAGGAGAAGGATGCCATCCTCTTCACCCACCCCCCTGCG GGTTCTTTCAACAGCACCGGCCTCATTATTTCTTCTAAGCTACCAAGATTCTCAGACATGTACACTCTCACAATAGCCAGTGCGGACCCGCAGTCTATCTCTGCGAATAAGCCAGTCCATTTCACAAAGAGTGTGACAAAGTG GTTTACTAAGGAAGGGGTTCTTGTGGAAGGTCTATTCTGGAAGGATGTTGAGAAGCTGATTGATGACTACAACAGCGAGCGCAAGAGTAAATGA
- the LOC120641140 gene encoding proline-rich receptor-like protein kinase PERK2, with translation MRPCHRQPGMCLPIPPNAPKKNPGSEKPNHASSSPSPRSSSPRLSSAQQPAPSSFTSLLPPPPPQSHQIRLDAPTSLPQLDATPPPMAPRPRPRPSAPARAATLTLLLLLLASASLSSSSAAAAAGVPTPPSAVPATQRQVASASDPPASPPPPARWHRHRHRRRHRPPPPPPPPRRRRLNFGERLGIAFAGVAVAMQVFLGAFLALRAWQLRRLDRAEVSSSTPLT, from the coding sequence ATGCGGCCATGCCATCGCCAGCCGGGCATGTGCCTCCCTATCCCACCGAACGCACCTAAAAAAAACCCAGGCAGTGAGAAACCGAACCACGCGTCCAGCTCCCCCTCGCCTCGCTCCAGCTCACCTCGCCTCAGCTCCGCCCAGCAGCCAGCGCCCTCGAGCTTCACCTCCCTCCtaccacctccacctccccaATCCCACCAGATTCGCCTCGACGCCCCCACCTCCCTGCCTCAGCTTGATGCCACGCCCCCTCCCATGGCgccacgcccgcgcccgcgcccctcGGCACCCGCCCGAGCCGCGACCCtgaccctcctcctcctcctcctcgcctccgcgtccctctcctcctcctccgcggccgccgccgcaggtgtcCCCACGCCCCCGTCCGCGGTCCCCGCCACGCAGCGGCAGGTGGCGTCGGCGTCCGACCCCccggcctcccctccccctccggcGCGgtggcaccggcaccggcaccggcggaggcaccgtccgccgccgccgcccccgccgcccaggcggcggcggctcaacTTCGGCGAGCGGCTTGGGATCGCCTTCGCCGGCGTGGCCGTCGCAATGCAGGTCTTCCTCGGCGCCTTCCTGGCGCTGCGCGCGTGGCAGCTGCGGCGGCTCGACAGGGCCGAGGTGTCCTCCTCCACGCCCCTCACCTGA